A single region of the Halorussus gelatinilyticus genome encodes:
- a CDS encoding ABC transporter substrate-binding protein — translation MTRSGDSSRTETSDNSRRRFLKASGAAGAAGLVGLPNYVGTVSAQRPTLNVLTWEEYGDEQLLGPIQEQVGVDIQITKSTSSAKMFSSWNAGQYRQYDIAIPNNNYVPKMMNADLLAPVPQDVVSNQSNIYDTFQQFASNQFTSGGDAYGVPIRFGWYGYSYDSRKIPDHEPTYEILFSDQFQGTDLSGSIVMYDNHFKAMSAAALYLGMQDAFKGKQVSLSQEQLDKVKQTMIDQKPLLQGYIAADPTYIKSFRQGNFLVGQSGRNEIVEMKVNGDNWPKMATPKEGALAWFESAVVSKASNNKRKAWEVIDEYISPKLGATLAKVGYSPSVNPATQEYLTQRQNNLYGAIDPQKLQDFIPFKAVENERSWIQAWEEIKVA, via the coding sequence ATGACACGAAGCGGCGACAGCAGTCGTACCGAAACGAGCGACAACTCTCGGCGGCGCTTTCTGAAGGCCAGCGGTGCGGCCGGCGCGGCCGGACTGGTCGGACTGCCGAACTACGTCGGAACGGTCTCGGCCCAACGACCGACGCTCAACGTCCTGACGTGGGAGGAGTACGGCGACGAGCAACTGTTGGGACCGATTCAAGAGCAGGTCGGGGTGGACATCCAGATTACCAAGTCCACGTCGTCGGCCAAGATGTTCTCGTCGTGGAACGCCGGGCAGTACCGGCAGTACGACATCGCCATCCCGAACAACAATTACGTCCCGAAGATGATGAACGCGGACCTGCTGGCTCCGGTGCCGCAGGACGTGGTGTCGAACCAGAGTAACATCTACGATACGTTCCAGCAGTTCGCGAGCAACCAGTTCACCAGCGGCGGCGACGCTTACGGGGTGCCGATTCGGTTCGGGTGGTACGGCTACTCCTACGACTCCCGGAAGATTCCGGACCACGAACCGACCTACGAGATTCTGTTCAGCGACCAGTTCCAGGGGACGGACTTGAGCGGTAGTATCGTCATGTACGACAACCACTTCAAGGCGATGAGCGCGGCGGCGCTCTATCTCGGGATGCAGGACGCCTTCAAAGGGAAGCAGGTCAGCCTCTCTCAGGAGCAGTTAGACAAGGTCAAGCAGACGATGATAGACCAGAAGCCGCTGTTGCAGGGCTACATCGCGGCCGACCCGACCTACATCAAGTCGTTCCGGCAGGGTAACTTCCTCGTCGGCCAGTCGGGGCGGAACGAAATCGTCGAGATGAAAGTCAACGGCGACAACTGGCCGAAGATGGCCACGCCGAAGGAAGGCGCGCTCGCGTGGTTCGAGTCCGCGGTCGTCTCGAAGGCCTCGAACAACAAGCGGAAAGCGTGGGAGGTCATCGACGAGTACATTTCGCCGAAACTCGGCGCGACGCTGGCGAAGGTCGGCTACTCGCCCAGCGTCAATCCCGCGACTCAGGAGTACCTGACCCAGCGCCAGAACAACCTGTACGGTGCCATCGACCCGCAGAAGCTCCAAGACTTCATCCCGTTCAAGGCCGTCGAGAACGAGCGGAGTTGGATACAGGCGTGGGAGGAAATCAAGGTCGCGTAA
- a CDS encoding ABC transporter permease, whose product MATETDSGTETDRAPATEQGTGTGLLDHQRKEWLLGRGLYAIAGALLVFLWIPLAVMMILSFAVNASTFFPFRGFTLAHYAATFADGALMTSLWHSVQVATLAAAIATLLGVLASFALARYAFPLKETYRTFGILPMVIPGVVLGIALLIYFRTLLPQLFGITIVPGFWTIVLTHSVYGLPFVLLIVTSRLYTFDESLEEAARDLGVDPLTTFWDITLPIVAPAIGAGFLFAWIRSFEDFIRAFFVRGTMDVLTTSMFSMIKYGTAPKMNAISSFIVFVIAVVLAVAMNVGNVTGMVAGTESDEE is encoded by the coding sequence ATGGCGACAGAGACCGATTCGGGCACGGAGACCGACCGCGCTCCCGCGACCGAGCAGGGAACGGGGACTGGACTCCTCGACCACCAGCGCAAGGAGTGGCTCCTCGGGCGGGGTCTGTACGCCATCGCGGGCGCACTGCTCGTGTTCCTCTGGATTCCGCTCGCGGTGATGATGATCCTCTCGTTCGCGGTGAACGCCAGCACGTTCTTCCCGTTCCGCGGGTTCACGCTGGCGCACTACGCCGCGACGTTCGCGGACGGCGCGCTGATGACCTCGCTGTGGCACAGCGTGCAGGTCGCTACGCTTGCGGCCGCTATCGCCACGCTACTCGGCGTCCTCGCCAGCTTCGCGCTCGCCCGGTACGCCTTCCCGCTGAAGGAGACGTACCGCACCTTCGGCATCCTGCCGATGGTGATTCCGGGGGTCGTGTTGGGCATCGCGCTGCTCATCTACTTCCGGACGCTCCTGCCGCAACTGTTCGGCATCACTATCGTGCCGGGATTCTGGACGATAGTGCTGACCCACAGCGTCTACGGCCTGCCGTTCGTCCTGCTCATCGTGACCTCGCGGCTCTACACGTTCGACGAGTCGCTGGAGGAGGCCGCCCGCGATTTGGGCGTGGACCCGCTCACCACGTTCTGGGACATCACGCTTCCCATCGTCGCGCCCGCCATCGGCGCAGGCTTCCTGTTCGCGTGGATTCGGTCGTTCGAGGACTTCATCCGGGCGTTCTTCGTCCGCGGAACGATGGACGTGCTGACGACCTCGATGTTCTCGATGATAAAGTACGGGACCGCGCCGAAGATGAACGCCATCTCGTCGTTCATCGTCTTCGTCATCGCGGTGGTGCTGGCAGTAGCGATGAACGTCGGTAACGTGACGGGGATGGTCGCCGGGACCGAGAGCGACGAGGAGTAA
- a CDS encoding ABC transporter permease, producing the protein MATETSERGQSAREQFVGAFTSRASKLGITSGPALVWLFLLLLTPLTFMVAVSFTSVDTLTYEIIWEPTLGNYNQLFAGQGPFWQTAFFQSLALSYFIAAVTTVLCLVLAFPLAYLLARRGGTTFKVVIFLVLLPFFTMYLVRAYSWYLMFGPSGVLNSTLMRLGITNGPLGIFNYGVPAIIVGLTHAYFPYMLLSLYASLDGLDFSLTEAARDLGASRAATLKDVILPLVLPGIISGSLFVFVPALGAFITPRFLGQGKVLMIGQLIESRINSLYAIGYGSAASMFIVLSIVVAFALAFRYVSIEDLGGV; encoded by the coding sequence GTGGCTACCGAAACTTCCGAGCGCGGCCAGTCCGCGCGCGAGCAGTTCGTCGGCGCGTTCACCTCGCGAGCCAGCAAGCTGGGGATAACCTCCGGACCGGCGCTGGTCTGGCTGTTCCTCCTGTTGCTGACGCCGCTGACGTTCATGGTGGCGGTCAGCTTCACGAGCGTCGATACGCTCACCTACGAGATCATCTGGGAGCCGACGCTGGGGAACTACAACCAGTTGTTCGCGGGTCAGGGACCGTTCTGGCAGACGGCGTTCTTCCAGTCGCTCGCGCTCTCGTACTTCATCGCGGCGGTGACGACGGTGCTGTGTTTAGTGCTGGCGTTCCCGCTCGCGTACCTGCTCGCGCGCCGGGGTGGTACGACGTTCAAGGTCGTCATCTTCCTCGTGCTGCTACCGTTCTTCACGATGTACCTCGTGCGGGCTTACTCGTGGTATCTCATGTTCGGCCCGAGCGGGGTCCTCAACAGCACGCTGATGCGACTCGGCATCACGAACGGGCCGCTGGGCATCTTCAACTACGGCGTACCGGCCATCATCGTCGGGCTGACCCACGCGTACTTCCCGTACATGCTGCTGTCGCTGTACGCCAGCCTCGACGGGTTGGACTTCTCGCTGACCGAGGCGGCCCGCGACCTCGGCGCGAGTCGGGCCGCGACGCTGAAGGACGTGATTCTCCCGCTTGTCCTGCCGGGAATCATCAGCGGGAGCCTGTTCGTGTTCGTGCCCGCGCTGGGGGCGTTCATCACGCCGCGGTTCCTCGGGCAGGGGAAGGTGCTGATGATCGGACAACTCATCGAGAGTCGAATCAACTCGCTGTACGCCATCGGCTACGGGAGCGCCGCGTCGATGTTCATCGTCCTGAGCATCGTCGTCGCGTTCGCGCTCGCGTTCCGGTACGTCAGCATCGAGGACTTGGGGGGCGTCTGA